Genomic segment of Paenibacillus polymyxa:
AGGGTTGGGCTGTTCGCCCATTAAAGCGGTACGCGAGCTGGGTTCAGAACGTCGTGAGACAGTTCGGTCCCTATCTGTCGTGGGCGTAGGAAATTTGAGAGGAGCTGTCCTTAGTACGAGAGGACCGGGATGGACGTACCGCTGGTGTACCAGTTGTTCCGCCAGGAGCACCGCTGGGTAGCTATGTACGGAAGGGATAAGCGCTGAAAGCATCTAAGCGTGAAGCCCCCCTCAAGATGAGATTTCCCAGTATGTAAGACCCCTTGAAGACGACGAGGTAGATAGGTTGGGGGTGGAAGTGCAGTAATGCATGGAGCTGACCAATACTAATCGGTCGAGGGCTTATCCTAAAGAATAAAACGCAAATAAGTTTCGGATCCAGTTTTCAGGGTGTAACCTTGAAGGTTTGGTGGCGATAGCGGAGGGGTTCCACACGTACCCATCCCGAACACGACCGTTAAGCCCTCCAGCGCCGATGGTACTTGGACCGCAGGGTCCTGGGAGAGTAGGACGTCGCCAAGCAAGATAAAAGAGCACAGCCTTAATGGGCTGTGCTCTTTTTGTATACCATAAGGCTTTCGCGTTTTGGAAATTATACAAGAAACCCATACATATACTCCATCCCACTAAATTAATAAGATTGGGGGATAACTACAATAAAGCTTACAACGCTCTGCATAACGACCGATAGTGAAGTCAAACATAATGAAATTTATAATGCAGCAAGCTCCAACAACAGGGAGCCTTGCTGTTTTGCCGTTACTGTTTTTTGAGGGGGTGAAAGATTAAAAGTAAGGCTATAAATTTCTAGAGAACAGGTACTTTTGAATCGAGATAGAAACGTTTCTATTAGAGTTTGAAAATGAAATTCATAGCTTTGGGAGAGAAAAACTCAATCCGAACTGAATTTTTTAGACGAAGAGTCAGAAAAAAATATGCAAAATACGGTCCTTTAGGACTATGAAATAACAATATTTATTACAAAATTAAAGAGTTATTAATTTTGGCTTATGTGAGCTTGATACAAATTCAATCCATTATTTAGGAGGTTAAAGAGAGTTGCGGAAAAAGGCGGAATTTGTCGGATGATATCAGGTTGAATTTGTTACATTTATGTTAATGGCATGTAAAGATAAAATTGTTGTAGGATAAGGGGGTGTAGCTTCAATGTAAATCATAATGAGTTTAGTTTTACAAAATTCGTGAAAACCTAAAATTTCGTTTTAAACTAAATTAACAGATCATGATTGACAGATAACTAATACAAAAAGTGAAATTGTTGCTTTTGAAGTTTGGAAACAAATAACACAATATGGATTTTGTTTTATTTTTATGAGCTCTATCGATTTAGCCCTTTTGTCCCATGCCAAGTGGTTTTAAAGTTTGTATATTTAAAAATAGTTAGAAAGTGTTGGAATAAAAAAAGAGATATAAGGATTTACTGTAAAATTATGAAATGCATAGAGGATGGAGGAATTCATATGACGACTCGATCGCAATCTTGGTTCGCGAAAACAGAGGTCCAACCGACTGCGAAGCTCCAACTATTTTGTTTCCCCTACGCCGGTGGTGGTGCTTACATATTTAACTCTTGGAAGTCTAGGTTTGCGCCTGACATTACCGTGTTGCCTATACAACTTCCAGGACGTGAAAGCCGTTCAACAGAAGCTCCAATGGATACTCTTCAAGACATCGTTCAATCGTTGGTTCCCGCAATGGCTCCATACATGCATAAGCCGTTCGCTTTTTTTGGGCACAGTATGGGGGCACTGATTGCATTTGAAACAGCACGACAGTTGTACAGCAAAACTGGAAAGCTACCTGTGCATATCATCATATCTGGTAAATCCGCACCACATCTTCCATACTCCAAAAAACGACTCCATGATTTAGCAGACGATTCTTTCACGGAAGAGCTTCGTTTAATGCAGGGAACTCCTGAAGAGGTGCTGCAAAATGCAGAATTGATGCAAATTATTATGCCTCGTCTGCGTGCAGATTTTAAGGTATGTGAAACTTATGTTTATCAGCCGGGAAATCCACTGGTATGCCCGATGACCGTTTTAGGCGGAATAAAGGATTTTGAGGTTAGCACAGATTCACTCCATGCCTGGCAACAACATACGACATCACCTATGGATGTTCGGATGTTCGAAGGTAATCACTTTTTCATCCATGAACAAGAACAAGAGGTTATAAGCGCAGTCAAGAACATTCTTTCTACATCCTCGCCGATGGGCCACGCGGCGGCAGCTCATACAGCTTACAACACAAGCACCCTACAACCACGATTCAGACAGAGTTGAATGTCCCACACATCACGATACACTTCGTTATTACCATCTCAGCAACAATCAACAACCAACCCACACCAAGATGCAAATTCCAGAATAGTTCAAAATCGCATTTTATTCTGCACGGATACTCATGCATCCAAACCCAGAGTTTATCTCAACGACGTCCACAGCCAATATAAAAAGTTCGCACTGATAAAGTGTGGGCAACGAAAAGAGGGATGCCCTTGTTTCGATTAAATTCTGCTTTTCGGAGACTCGCACGTTATGTAAGGCCGTATAATCTATGGGTTTTCATAACGGTGATCGCCTCCTTGTGTTTGGCAGCTATTGACATTGTTTTGGGTAAGGCCATTGAGCAAATGGCACAGGGGACATTCTCCTCTACCCAGAACATGATCTATCTGGTTGTTGGTATGACGCTAATTGGAATGCCCTGTAAGTTTGTGATGAGGTACGCTTCAGCGCGATTTAGTGTTAGTGCTCTGCGCGACTTGAGAGGCGATCTCGTACATAAGTTTTGCGATTTACCGGTTTCCAGCGTGGAAAGGAAATTTACCGGAGATTTGGTATCCCGTCTAACCAATAATACGGCAGTATTACAGAACTTTTTTATCCAGCAGTTTGCCAATCTGTTTTATTTACCGCTTGTGTTTACGGCATCACTCATATTGCTTTTACTGACAAGCTGGAAACTGATATTGGCAAGTCTTGCGCTCATGCCAATAGGAATGATCATAACATCACTAATGAGCAAGCCGATTGAAAAATATTCCTCGGATCTTCAGGAGAAAATTGCTCATTTGAACGCTGTGGGGCAAGATGCAATCGGAGGAATCCCTATCGTCAAGGCATTCAATATGCAGGCTGTGCTGTTGAAGAAGTATATGGTGATTATGGAGGAGGTCGTCAAGCGCGGCTTACGGCTAGAAAAGCGCTATGCAGCCATTACTCCGGTAGGTGTGATGATGCTAGCAACACCGATTATTTTGGTCATTGTATACGGAGGATACCTGATACAACATGGAGAGCTGAATGCTGGAGGCATTGTACTTTTTTTATACCTGATTTCGTTCATATTGCAGCCGATTGCCATGCTGCCGACAATCATTTCGCAAATGAAGGAAGCGGGTGGAGCCGCAAAGCATTTGTTTGAGGTACTGGATTGGCAGAATGAACGTCAGGATGGCGAAATAACCTTGATAGATCAGAAGCGAGAGAATGAGGTGCCTCATTTGAAAGACGATGCAAATGGGAAAGCCAACCGAATGAGTGAAGGCGGAGCAGAAAGTGATGATGACTTTGATAGTGTTGCTGTAGTCAGCTTTGAGCATTTGACCTTTGGCTACGATGAAGGGAACACAGTGCTGAAGGATATCAGCTTCCAGGCAGGGCAAGGGGATATGGTGGCGATTGTCGGTGCCAGCGGTGGAGGTAAAAGCACGATTTTCAAGCTGCTTTGCGGATTTAATGAACCTGGAGAGCATGCTGGAACCATTCAACTATTTGGAAAGAGTTTGACAGATTGGAATTTAACAAGCCTGCGCAGTCATATTTCGATGGTATCTCAGGAGCCGTCGCTTTTTCCGGCCACCATTGCAGAAAATATCGGATATGGACGTTTGGAGGCGACTCGGGAAGAAATTGTCGAGGCGGCGAAAGCGGCACATGCGCATGATTTTATTGTTCAACTTCCCGAGGGCTATGAAACCCTGTTGAGCGAGCGGGGAGGCGGATTGTCTGGCGGTCAAAAACAGCGTATTTCCATAGCAAGAGCATTACTGAAAAATGCTCCGCTGCTTCTATTGGACGAGCCGACTTCAGCACTCGATAGTCAGTCGGAGGCTCAGGTGCAGAATGCGATGAATGCGGTAATGCAAAACCGGACGGTACTGGTCATTGCTCATCGACTGTCAACCGTACGTCAGGCGAACCGCATTATTGTACTCGATCAGGGGAGCATTGTGGAATCGGGTTCTCATGAGGAATTACTAGGTCGTGATGGTGTGTATCGAAAGCTGTATTTGAAAAATTTTGAAGAAGAACAGCATACGGCGGAAAACGGTAATTCGTTGCCTGAGGAAAGGGGTGAGCGTCGTGACCTTCAAGCAGGGGTTTTATGAATTTAAGCAGTTGATGTCCCTGATGAAGCCGCACCGAAAATGGTATTTTACCGGGCTGGTTGGCAATAGTCTGACCAATGCGAGCATCACGATTTTACTTTCTTTTGTGGTGCATTATTTGCTGAATTTCGCG
This window contains:
- a CDS encoding thioesterase II family protein; protein product: MTTRSQSWFAKTEVQPTAKLQLFCFPYAGGGAYIFNSWKSRFAPDITVLPIQLPGRESRSTEAPMDTLQDIVQSLVPAMAPYMHKPFAFFGHSMGALIAFETARQLYSKTGKLPVHIIISGKSAPHLPYSKKRLHDLADDSFTEELRLMQGTPEEVLQNAELMQIIMPRLRADFKVCETYVYQPGNPLVCPMTVLGGIKDFEVSTDSLHAWQQHTTSPMDVRMFEGNHFFIHEQEQEVISAVKNILSTSSPMGHAAAAHTAYNTSTLQPRFRQS
- a CDS encoding ABC transporter ATP-binding protein; protein product: MFRLNSAFRRLARYVRPYNLWVFITVIASLCLAAIDIVLGKAIEQMAQGTFSSTQNMIYLVVGMTLIGMPCKFVMRYASARFSVSALRDLRGDLVHKFCDLPVSSVERKFTGDLVSRLTNNTAVLQNFFIQQFANLFYLPLVFTASLILLLLTSWKLILASLALMPIGMIITSLMSKPIEKYSSDLQEKIAHLNAVGQDAIGGIPIVKAFNMQAVLLKKYMVIMEEVVKRGLRLEKRYAAITPVGVMMLATPIILVIVYGGYLIQHGELNAGGIVLFLYLISFILQPIAMLPTIISQMKEAGGAAKHLFEVLDWQNERQDGEITLIDQKRENEVPHLKDDANGKANRMSEGGAESDDDFDSVAVVSFEHLTFGYDEGNTVLKDISFQAGQGDMVAIVGASGGGKSTIFKLLCGFNEPGEHAGTIQLFGKSLTDWNLTSLRSHISMVSQEPSLFPATIAENIGYGRLEATREEIVEAAKAAHAHDFIVQLPEGYETLLSERGGGLSGGQKQRISIARALLKNAPLLLLDEPTSALDSQSEAQVQNAMNAVMQNRTVLVIAHRLSTVRQANRIIVLDQGSIVESGSHEELLGRDGVYRKLYLKNFEEEQHTAENGNSLPEERGERRDLQAGVL